From Apium graveolens cultivar Ventura chromosome 9, ASM990537v1, whole genome shotgun sequence, the proteins below share one genomic window:
- the LOC141687222 gene encoding flowering-promoting factor 1-like protein 3 — MAGVWVFKNGVVRLENPGADTTNGRRHQKMLVHLASNEVITSYSALETKLLSLGWERYYDDPDLLQYHKRSTVHLISLPKNFSKFKSMHMYDIVVKNRNVFEVRDM, encoded by the coding sequence ATGGCTGGTGTTTGGGTGTTCAAGAACGGTGTGGTTCGACTTGAGAATCCGGGAGCTGATACCACTAATGGGAGGCGACACCAAAAAATGCTGGTCCATTTAGCATCAAATGAAGTCATCACTTCATACTCAGCTCTGGAGACGAAGCTTTTGTCACTTGGATGGGAGAGGTACTACGATGATCCTGATCTCTTGCAGTACCATAAGAGATCCACTGTTCATCTAATCTCACTTCCAAAGAATTTTAGCAAGTTCAAGTCCATGCACATGTATGATATTGTTGTTAAGAATCGTAATGTTTTTGAAGTGAGGGACATGTAG